The genomic interval GCAGTCCTATCCCATAAATGTCACTTATCTTGATCTTTATGATGGCGAACCAGCTGAGCAGACCATTATGCAAACTCTTAAAAAACTCTACACCGATTATATCCTGAAAAAGCTGGCGGCAAATCAAAAAAACATCTACATTCGTTCTACCGGTTCATTGACCATCAAGATAGCCAATGTGAATTTCAGTGAGGACTGTTTGCCTGTTTTGGGTTCATTTGGTTCCGAACCGGAAATTGAGACATACAAAAGTATTGTAGCTCAGCATTTAACTGAAGCGCTTGCTTTCAAAATGAATTTAACCGTTTTACCTTATTCTCGCAGCAATTTATCGTATAAAATGTCACTTTCCTTTTCCGATGCCAGCATTCAAAATTTCACCATTCCGGCATCCAGTTATGATATAGACCTCAATGTGAAGCGTTTTCTGAAAAAGCTTTACAAAGAAACTGCCGCAGAAAGAGTTGATCTTTATGGTGTAGAATTGGAAATGCGAATTTATGATGCTGAATTTAACCAAGAATATTGGAAGCAAACCATTCAAAATGGAGCTGCCAAACAAATCGCTGCCGGACAAAAAATCGGTAACGAATTCTATAACTATAACGAAATTCTTCTTCTGACGCTATCCGATAAAATTCCTGCTACGCTTAAAGAAGATAAAAATTTAATGAAGGGGATACTAAAAAAATGCGCAAACTACTAACCGTTATTCTGCTTGGCGTTATGATGTTTTTTTCTGTCGCTTATTTGCAAGCGGCAGTGAAAGTAAAAGTAAAAGCCACGGTAGAAACCAAAAAGAACAAACCCAAACCAGAAGAGCTTAAAACCGCTCTCTATAATGCCAAAATTTTGGCTGTTAAAAAATACGCTTCCGAAAAAGACACACGCAGAAGGGAACTTATCAACGAACTGATGCCGGAAATTGAAAAAAATATTGATAGCTACATTCTGGAAGTTAATTACTTAAACGAGGGCTCCTCTACAAACGGCATCTGGGAACAATTACTGGAAGTAACGATTGACGATGTTCAACTGGAAATATTGATCAACCAAAAAATGAAAGATGTAATGGAAACTTCAGAACCCACTTATTTAAGTTTCGTGTATGTGGCGCGTGAGGTCTCAGCCGTGGAAACGCAGAGTCCAACCATTAAAAAAGATATTTCTACCAAGTCCGATGTTTCCGTTTCCGGAAATGTTTCCACTCGCGGAGAAACCCACAGTGATATTTCGGATGACAATCAAATCTCTACCGATAGCAAAGCAGCCGTGAATATGGATAAAAGTGTTTCCCGAGGCGGCTCTTTAGTATATTCTCAATCGGTTGTAAATGCCAGTGAAGGAGTTTCTTACCGCATTTTCAATCCCGGCGAAATTGATACTAAGGTAACGGAAATTTTCAATAAAGCCAATTTTGAAGTAGTCCCCTCTTACGAGGTAGGCATTTTACCGGAAAAATTCGCTTACGATTTTGCTTCCTTAAATGAAATTTCTTCTTCTACGCAAAAAGAGGCAACCGATATTGCTCGCGATGCCGAATTAGATTTTCTGGCTATAGCGATGTTGGATGTTGGCAGAGAAGAAATTGATCCTGTCTCCGGAGGCAGCAAAGTATATGTAAAAGTGAATGGATATATCTTAGACCTGCGCAAGAAATTTGCGGTAAAGGTTTGCAGTGCAGGACCTTATCAGTTTAGCGGTTTGGGCTCCAATCCTTCGGTAGCTAAAACCAATGCCTTAATTGAAGCCGCAACTAAGGCCTCTCAGGATTTGGTTGATCAGCTGCGCGTTAAGCTCGGTAGGTAATAATCAGGTTTATATGAGAATAGCTAAGGTCTTGTTAATTATAGGGGGAGTAATATCCCTGCTCTTTTTACAGACGGCTCTGGAAGCAAAAAAGAAACCTAAAGAAGTGGAAAATAAGCTTTTTCTGGATGATACCCAGCTGGATAATCCGGAATATTATAATCAGTTTCCCTTACTTTCTTTGGAAGCGTTTGCCACTGCTTTGCTTACTCCTAAAACGACCAATTTCAAGATAATTAATAATAACTATACTCTTGCCAGAGCAGATTCCAAAATAGCGGAAGAAATGGTTGCCGTTGCTTTGGGTATGCGTCAGGAATATGTTAAAATTGAAGCAGAAGGTAAATCACTGATTTCTGGTAACTTGGAAGGTAGTGAAGCAGAAATTTCCGAAACGATGAAGCTAAAACTGGAAGATCTAAAAACCAATAAAGCCCAATTAAGTGAAATACAAAAGACCTATTTTTTAAGTGGTTTTATCTATCTTGCCGGTTCCGTTGCGCGCGAAAAGATTGTTTTGGAAAGTGCCAAAATGTTCGTCAATGAAGCCAAAAATGCCCAAGGGATAGCAGCAGTAGTGTATGTTAAGGATTTACCCTATGCCACAAATGTAGTAATTGGGCTTCCGGGTTTGCTTACCAACCAATTGAAGACCATTAGCGAATTTGTAACTATAGCCAAAACCCAAAATATAGATATTCCTCCTGATGTTACGGCAAATTTATTCCAGTAATTTGATGCGTTGGGAACAGGAATCATTAACCGCAGCAGTGATTTTAATCACATTTAATGCTGTTTTTTCATCTTAGAACAGGGAGCGCTAATATGCCAAAAAAGTTTCTTTATATCCTCATTTTACTGATGGTGATAAACTCAGTTCTTTTCGCAGCCAGTAAAAGACCCGAGTGGATTTCAGATCCATATAGTCAATATCCTGCCAGTAACTATTTATGTGCAGTAGGAACTGGCAAAGAGCTTAAAAGTGCTCAAAACGATGCTTTGAAAAACATCGCGGGCTTTTTTGAAACACGGGTTACGGCTGTTACGAAAAGTATGGAAAGTGAAACGACTTCCGCTTCCGGCTCAGAAATAAACAGCTCTATTTCAACCTCGGTAAAAGCAATTTCGGAAGGAACGATAAAGTTTACCGAAATAAAAGAGACATATCAAGATCCTAACACAAACAATTTCTATGCATTAGCCGTCTTGAATAAAAAAGCGTTACTTGCCCTTTATGAAAAAGAAATTGTGGAAAGTGAGGACTTTATTGCCAATTGTCTTTTTAAAGTGGAAGACCCTTTGCTGCGTTTTGCCAAATTGTGTCAGG from Candidatus Cloacimonas sp. carries:
- a CDS encoding LPP20 family lipoprotein; amino-acid sequence: MPKKFLYILILLMVINSVLFAASKRPEWISDPYSQYPASNYLCAVGTGKELKSAQNDALKNIAGFFETRVTAVTKSMESETTSASGSEINSSISTSVKAISEGTIKFTEIKETYQDPNTNNFYALAVLNKKALLALYEKEIVESEDFIANCLFKVEDPLLRFAKLCQAIDKYYATQNAFVYYNALAGESGSFLRPACSLQELKEMRSEAAQDIPFCIIVKGDSSASLEASLLNVFNQMGLNNLVEESKAEFRIYALLTPQPQKTIGKQFYQPFSLKIHFLRGDKLLFSFVDKTEQGGSSPEEAISRGIKVLAKNIETKFNKEFTNYLSQME